A single region of the Marinobacter nanhaiticus D15-8W genome encodes:
- a CDS encoding IclR family transcriptional regulator has protein sequence MSSIDKAIQVLEAVCDSAEPVRFTDLVASLNLPKSTAHRLLTTLLEQGLVRYDREEQRYTPGYRLLTLAQRTWSGLEIPRAAKDYMQRLLHEAGETVHLAVVDGNEIIYVDKLESPKTVRLYSAIGKRGPMYCTGVGKAILAYLSPERQDEIIAQTAFQRHTAHTLADARALRQALADIRVRGCALDMEEHEEGIRCVAAPIFNFRGDVVAGISVTSVTSRMTNTRLQDLQPLVLEIARGISRELGFMPNNDGPGRTAG, from the coding sequence ATGTCGTCGATAGATAAGGCGATTCAAGTGCTTGAGGCGGTCTGTGATAGCGCGGAGCCAGTTCGGTTCACCGATCTGGTGGCGAGCCTCAATCTGCCCAAATCGACGGCTCATCGGTTATTGACCACACTGCTGGAACAGGGCCTGGTTCGCTATGACCGGGAGGAGCAGCGTTATACGCCGGGTTACCGGCTGCTGACGCTGGCCCAGAGAACCTGGTCAGGCCTGGAGATTCCGCGCGCGGCAAAGGATTACATGCAGCGCCTGCTGCATGAGGCGGGCGAAACCGTGCACCTGGCGGTAGTCGACGGTAATGAGATTATCTACGTCGATAAGCTGGAAAGTCCGAAGACCGTGCGCCTGTATTCGGCGATCGGCAAACGCGGACCGATGTACTGTACCGGCGTAGGCAAGGCAATCCTGGCCTACCTGAGTCCCGAACGGCAGGACGAGATCATCGCCCAGACGGCTTTCCAGCGGCATACGGCGCATACGCTTGCCGATGCCCGCGCTTTACGCCAGGCGTTGGCCGATATTCGGGTACGGGGTTGCGCGCTGGACATGGAAGAGCACGAAGAGGGCATTCGCTGTGTGGCAGCGCCGATCTTCAATTTCCGCGGTGATGTGGTGGCGGGTATCAGCGTCACCTCGGTGACCTCGCGCATGACGAACACGCGACTGCAGGACTTGCAGCCGTTGGTCTTGGAGATTGCCCGGGGAATTTCCCGGGAACTGGGCTTCATGCCCAACAACGACGGCCCGGGCCGAACGGCGGGCTGA
- a CDS encoding SMP-30/gluconolactonase/LRE family protein has product MNFRPISNDRFILGEGPHWDGAKQELLWVDIAGQIAYAWHPDTDRLRRWAFDQPVSAIVPRTNGHYLVATGRGAYDLDPETSRLTPVAEPAEEHPRNRTNEARVDPRGRFWLASMENNIGPNAESLPVDKSTGMLWCIDTDQSLRQVESEIGISNSLVWSPNHKQMYFADTLKSVIWVYDWDADSGHASNRRVFADTQGYGNPDGSAMDEEGCLWNARWGAGCIIRYRPDGVSIALSMYPPDAPAAVYSAGRIGAPCMSPPRTSAWIRRNAVSWMGPCLWPEPMSPARPVLRSPADIHPEGRVLCLRLSRPVPITNERLTKFGLWMKRKAHGAQDTRHTYW; this is encoded by the coding sequence ATGAACTTCCGGCCAATCAGCAACGACCGCTTCATCCTGGGCGAAGGGCCTCACTGGGACGGAGCAAAGCAGGAACTACTCTGGGTGGATATCGCCGGGCAAATTGCCTACGCCTGGCATCCCGATACCGACCGGCTTCGTCGCTGGGCGTTCGATCAGCCGGTCAGCGCCATCGTGCCGCGGACCAACGGGCACTATCTGGTGGCCACAGGCCGCGGTGCCTACGACCTCGATCCCGAGACGAGCCGGTTGACCCCGGTCGCCGAGCCGGCCGAAGAACATCCCCGCAACCGTACCAACGAGGCCCGCGTCGATCCCCGTGGCCGTTTCTGGCTGGCCTCCATGGAAAACAATATCGGCCCTAACGCCGAGAGCCTCCCCGTCGACAAGAGCACCGGCATGCTTTGGTGCATCGATACCGACCAGAGCCTGCGGCAGGTGGAGTCGGAGATCGGCATCAGTAACAGCCTGGTGTGGAGCCCGAACCACAAGCAGATGTATTTCGCCGATACCCTCAAGAGCGTCATCTGGGTCTACGACTGGGATGCGGATAGCGGGCATGCGTCCAATCGCCGCGTCTTTGCGGATACCCAGGGCTACGGCAACCCGGACGGCTCGGCGATGGACGAGGAAGGTTGCCTCTGGAACGCCCGCTGGGGCGCCGGCTGCATTATCCGTTACCGGCCGGATGGCGTATCGATCGCATTATCGATGTACCCGCCCGATGCCCCAGCAGCTGTGTATTCGGCGGGGAGGATCGGCGCACCCTGTATGTCACCACCGCGCACTTCGGCCTGGATTCGGCGGAACGCGGTGAGTTGGATGGGGCCCTGCTTGTGGCCCGAACCGATGTCACCGGCCAGGCCTGTTCTCCGTTCGCCGGCTGACATACACCCAGAAGGGCGCGTCTTATGTCTGCGGCTATCGCGCCCGGTGCCAATAACTAACGAGCGTCTGACAAAGTTCGGGCTGTGGATGAAACGCAAGGCGCACGGAGCGCAAGATACGAGGCATACCTACTGGTAG